A portion of the Acidisoma sp. PAMC 29798 genome contains these proteins:
- a CDS encoding DUF1501 domain-containing protein — MQITRRSALLGLTAAWTLGRSSLAFAAAPTDRRLVVVILRGALDGMAAVVPYGDPNLAAWRQPLIPRAPGMPGGMYDLGGFYGLHPALSGLHEMYAAGEMLPVHAVAGSYRSRSHFDAQDFLESGADQRLTSGWLNRVVSALPASGAAAGEALAVGVSVPLLLRGPAEVGSWAPEGYQAPPAELYARIADLNHADPLTGPLIAEGLSERGFAHGVFGMGAPHGNSLAMLAGAAGRMLAADNGPRIVALEAGGWDTHAAQSQRLTPPLRALDEGLVALKQGLGPQWRKTAVLVMTEFGRTARMNGSFGTDHGTATVAFVLGGAVAGGRVAGTWPGLGATKLFENRDLAPTTDLRAVARGVLVQHLGLSGAGLDSVFPGAGGIAPLGGLIRPA, encoded by the coding sequence ATCCAGATCACCCGCCGCTCCGCTTTGCTTGGTCTCACGGCCGCCTGGACCTTGGGCCGATCGTCCCTCGCCTTCGCGGCCGCGCCCACCGACCGTCGCTTGGTGGTGGTCATCCTGCGCGGCGCGCTGGATGGCATGGCGGCGGTGGTGCCCTACGGCGACCCCAATCTCGCGGCCTGGCGCCAGCCGCTGATCCCACGCGCACCGGGGATGCCGGGCGGCATGTACGATCTCGGCGGCTTCTATGGATTGCATCCGGCACTCTCTGGCTTGCACGAGATGTATGCGGCTGGCGAGATGCTGCCGGTGCATGCGGTCGCGGGCTCTTATCGCAGTCGCAGCCATTTCGACGCGCAAGATTTTCTGGAATCGGGCGCCGACCAGCGCCTGACCAGCGGCTGGCTCAATCGCGTCGTTAGCGCCCTTCCTGCGAGCGGGGCGGCAGCGGGGGAAGCCTTGGCTGTCGGCGTGTCCGTGCCGTTATTGCTGCGCGGCCCGGCCGAGGTCGGAAGCTGGGCGCCAGAGGGGTATCAGGCGCCGCCCGCCGAGCTTTACGCGCGCATCGCCGATCTTAACCATGCCGATCCGCTGACCGGGCCGCTGATCGCAGAAGGGCTCAGCGAGCGGGGTTTCGCGCACGGGGTCTTCGGCATGGGCGCGCCCCATGGCAATAGCCTCGCGATGCTCGCGGGCGCGGCCGGCCGGATGCTGGCAGCGGATAACGGCCCCCGCATCGTGGCCTTGGAGGCCGGTGGGTGGGATACCCACGCGGCGCAATCCCAACGGCTGACGCCGCCGCTGCGGGCCCTGGATGAAGGGCTGGTGGCGCTGAAGCAGGGCCTCGGGCCGCAATGGCGCAAGACGGCGGTGCTCGTCATGACGGAGTTCGGCCGCACGGCGCGCATGAACGGCTCCTTCGGCACAGATCACGGCACGGCGACGGTGGCCTTCGTGCTGGGTGGGGCGGTGGCAGGCGGGCGGGTCGCGGGCACCTGGCCAGGTCTTGGCGCCACAAAACTGTTCGAGAACCGTGATTTGGCCCCGACCACCGATCTGCGGGCGGTCGCGCGGGGCGTGCTGGTGCAGCATCTCGGCCTATCCGGCGCGGGGCTCGATAGCGTGTTCCCTGGCGCGGGTGGCATTGCGCCGCTGGGTGGTTTGATCCGGCCGGCTTAG
- a CDS encoding alpha-amylase family glycosyl hydrolase yields the protein MAWWQRGIVYQVYPRSFQDSDGDGVGDLRGITRRLDHLVTLGVDAVWLSPIYPSPMADFGYDVADYCGVDPLFGSLVDFDALVARAHGLGLKVILDFVPNHSSNRHPWFIDSASSRQSPKRNWYLWRDPAPGGGPPNNWLSNFGGSGWTLDAQTGQYYYHSFLPEQPDLNWRNPDVRAAMADVLCFWMERGVDGFRVDVMWMMIKDDQFRDNPPDPHYLPGGSSHDKLIPLYTADRPEVHGIVAGLRDVLDLYDDHVMIGELYLPIDRLVTYYGPHLDEAQLPFNFQLLLNAWDAGVIARIITAYEAALPPGGWPNWVLGNHDRPRIASRVGADQARVAAVLLLTLRGTPTIYNGEEIGMVDVPIPPDEVRDPAELREPGRGLGRDPERTPILWDATLPGHGFTTGRPWLRFGETADVAAQASDPTSMLSLYRQLIALRRANPALVEGAISDVRADGEVLSFKRQASDQRLAVFLNLGTAECQIRPGDGTILLSTHDRGGAVSGDIMLAGSEAIILALT from the coding sequence ATGGCGTGGTGGCAGCGGGGGATCGTCTATCAGGTCTATCCCCGGTCGTTTCAGGACAGCGACGGGGATGGCGTGGGCGATCTGCGCGGCATTACGCGGCGGCTGGACCATTTGGTGACGCTGGGGGTCGATGCGGTCTGGCTGTCCCCGATCTATCCATCGCCCATGGCCGATTTTGGCTATGACGTGGCCGACTATTGCGGTGTCGATCCATTGTTCGGATCATTGGTGGATTTTGACGCCCTCGTTGCCCGCGCCCACGGGTTGGGGCTGAAGGTCATCCTCGACTTCGTGCCGAACCACAGCTCCAACCGCCATCCCTGGTTCATCGACAGTGCGTCGTCCCGCCAGTCCCCAAAGCGCAACTGGTATCTGTGGCGCGATCCGGCGCCGGGTGGCGGACCGCCGAACAATTGGTTGAGCAATTTCGGCGGCAGCGGCTGGACCTTGGATGCGCAAACCGGCCAGTACTATTACCACTCCTTTCTGCCCGAGCAGCCCGACCTGAACTGGCGTAATCCGGACGTGCGGGCGGCGATGGCGGATGTGCTCTGCTTCTGGATGGAGCGTGGCGTCGATGGGTTCCGGGTCGATGTGATGTGGATGATGATCAAGGACGACCAGTTCCGCGACAACCCACCCGATCCCCATTATCTCCCCGGCGGCTCATCGCATGACAAGCTGATCCCCCTCTACACGGCTGATCGGCCGGAGGTTCACGGCATCGTTGCCGGTCTTCGTGACGTTCTGGATCTCTATGACGACCATGTCATGATCGGCGAACTGTATCTGCCCATCGATCGGCTCGTGACCTATTACGGTCCGCATCTCGACGAAGCGCAGCTTCCGTTCAACTTCCAGCTTTTGCTGAATGCCTGGGATGCCGGCGTCATCGCCCGCATCATCACCGCGTATGAGGCGGCGCTGCCCCCGGGCGGTTGGCCGAACTGGGTGCTGGGCAATCACGACCGGCCCCGCATCGCCAGCCGGGTCGGCGCGGATCAAGCGCGGGTCGCCGCAGTGCTACTGCTGACCCTGCGCGGCACGCCGACCATCTATAACGGCGAGGAAATCGGCATGGTGGATGTGCCGATCCCGCCCGATGAAGTGCGTGACCCGGCGGAGCTGCGCGAACCCGGCCGTGGGTTGGGACGCGACCCGGAGCGGACGCCGATTCTGTGGGACGCAACTTTGCCCGGCCATGGCTTCACCACCGGCCGGCCCTGGCTGCGCTTCGGGGAGACGGCGGACGTCGCGGCGCAGGCGAGCGATCCGACGTCGATGCTGAGCCTTTATCGACAGCTCATCGCTCTGCGTCGGGCCAACCCAGCGCTCGTTGAGGGTGCGATCAGCGACGTTCGGGCAGACGGCGAGGTTCTGTCGTTCAAACGGCAAGCGTCCGACCAACGCCTCGCCGTCTTCCTCAATCTCGGCACCGCCGAGTGTCAAATCCGGCCGGGCGACGGCACGATTCTCCTATCGACCCATGATCGCGGCGGCGCGGTTTCGGGCGACATCATGCTTGCGGGATCGGAGGCGATCATCCTCGCATTGACGTGA
- a CDS encoding PAS domain-containing protein, with the protein MTTVDAFFDTLVRRAAQKLRMPIAMVNLQDGDRAWVKAAFGLPRGLEWRVDMALSTLASLAGSYPIIIPDARLDSRVADHPMVKGRPGFRCYAAAPLINTEGHHLGTLCVFDTEPREFEATAWDAFLDVAERISLRLELDQTRLALRESEERHRYAAQLGSPLPWTATGDGEPETGAAAHWAALPQPSGLIPSGLVPLGEAWLAAIHSDDAVAMRAVWSRSIRSGQSLDQEYRLRMEEGDYRWFRMRAAARRGADGEIMRWYGTLEDIDDRRLTASALRESQLMLRFALDFGKLRTWELDLASRRLTASDVTVLDFGLQLGAEVSRHDALLAAIHPEDQQRYGDEVSRSLSTGTGSRHRISQYTSIGSGSPADPRRMRAASL; encoded by the coding sequence ATGACGACAGTCGACGCTTTCTTCGATACGCTCGTGCGACGGGCGGCGCAAAAATTGCGCATGCCGATCGCGATGGTCAATTTGCAAGACGGCGATCGCGCTTGGGTCAAGGCAGCCTTCGGCCTGCCGCGCGGCCTCGAATGGCGGGTCGACATGGCCCTTTCGACGCTCGCAAGCCTGGCGGGATCCTACCCCATCATCATACCGGATGCGCGGTTGGACTCGCGCGTCGCGGATCATCCCATGGTCAAGGGCCGGCCGGGCTTTCGCTGTTACGCGGCCGCGCCGCTCATCAACACCGAAGGTCACCACCTCGGAACGCTCTGCGTCTTCGATACCGAGCCACGCGAGTTTGAGGCCACCGCCTGGGATGCTTTCCTGGACGTGGCAGAGCGTATTTCGCTGCGCCTCGAACTTGATCAAACCCGTCTCGCCTTGCGCGAAAGCGAGGAGCGTCACCGCTACGCGGCCCAACTCGGGTCCCCTCTCCCTTGGACAGCCACAGGCGATGGTGAGCCAGAAACCGGTGCGGCTGCGCATTGGGCGGCTCTGCCGCAGCCTTCGGGCCTCATCCCATCGGGCCTGGTGCCTTTGGGTGAGGCATGGCTCGCGGCGATCCATTCGGACGATGCGGTCGCGATGCGCGCGGTTTGGTCGCGATCCATCCGCAGCGGTCAGTCGCTCGATCAGGAATACCGTCTGCGGATGGAGGAGGGTGACTATCGCTGGTTTCGTATGCGTGCGGCGGCACGCCGTGGCGCCGACGGTGAGATCATGCGGTGGTACGGAACGCTGGAGGATATTGACGATCGTCGCCTGACAGCCTCGGCGCTGCGGGAGAGCCAGTTGATGCTGCGCTTCGCCCTCGATTTCGGAAAACTCCGCACCTGGGAACTCGATCTCGCATCCCGCCGTCTGACGGCGTCGGATGTGACCGTGCTCGATTTCGGTCTTCAACTCGGTGCGGAAGTGTCGCGCCATGACGCCCTTCTGGCCGCGATCCACCCCGAAGATCAGCAGCGCTATGGCGATGAGGTGAGCCGGTCCTTGTCGACGGGGACAGGATCTCGACATCGAATATCGCAGTATACGTCCATTGGGTCAGGATCACCGGCCGACCCACGCAGGATGAGAGCGGCAAGCCTGTAA
- a CDS encoding DUF1800 domain-containing protein produces the protein MDTSATQAVIRFGLGQRGAEPLPANPQAWLSAQLTGPDPAQFAPTLPTVADGLILLHEQNKLHLPPGSSLVQPVLQEDMAAQAAELLTTAAPFRERLVWFWANHFTVSIRQSGTGAVVGPYVREAIRPNVTGPFFAMLLAVMRHPAMILYLENDASVGPNSPVGLRDHLGLNENLARECLELHTLSPAAGYSQQDVTEFAKILTGWTIDLKAAQPGFRFLEEAHEPGEKTLLGQTFPPGEVGGLMALDFLASHPATHRHLARQIAAHFVADDPAPDAVAAVEGALRDTRGNLGAAAGALITLPASWTPLTKFRTPMDYAVAALRLLDLPEDQRPPLPHVMAGLGQPLWNAPLPNGWSDQASDWAAPDAMMRRIDWSYGIAGHLGAQDPMVLADAALGPLLRPATTDQMRHAGSRRDALTLLFSSPEFQRR, from the coding sequence ATGGACACAAGCGCGACACAAGCGGTCATTCGCTTCGGGCTCGGTCAACGCGGCGCAGAACCACTGCCGGCCAATCCCCAGGCTTGGCTTTCGGCTCAGCTTACCGGCCCCGATCCCGCACAGTTTGCGCCGACACTGCCGACGGTCGCCGACGGCCTGATCCTGTTGCATGAACAGAACAAGTTGCATCTGCCGCCGGGTAGTTCCCTTGTTCAGCCCGTCTTGCAGGAAGATATGGCGGCCCAGGCAGCCGAGTTGCTGACGACCGCGGCGCCCTTCCGCGAGCGGCTGGTCTGGTTCTGGGCGAACCATTTCACCGTCAGCATTCGTCAGAGCGGGACTGGCGCCGTGGTCGGACCCTATGTGCGAGAGGCGATCCGGCCCAATGTGACGGGTCCATTCTTCGCCATGCTGCTGGCCGTGATGCGCCACCCCGCGATGATCCTGTATCTTGAGAACGATGCCTCGGTCGGTCCCAACAGTCCCGTCGGATTGCGCGACCATCTCGGCCTGAACGAGAACCTCGCGCGGGAATGCCTGGAACTGCATACCTTGAGCCCAGCCGCTGGCTATAGTCAGCAGGACGTCACAGAATTTGCCAAGATCCTGACCGGCTGGACCATCGACCTGAAGGCGGCGCAGCCCGGCTTCAGGTTCCTCGAGGAAGCGCATGAGCCGGGGGAGAAGACGCTGCTCGGCCAAACCTTCCCGCCAGGGGAGGTCGGTGGCCTGATGGCGCTCGACTTTCTTGCCAGTCATCCGGCGACGCATCGCCATCTGGCCCGGCAGATCGCAGCCCATTTCGTGGCGGATGACCCCGCGCCGGACGCGGTGGCGGCGGTCGAGGGCGCGTTGCGCGACACGCGTGGAAACCTTGGGGCAGCTGCGGGCGCCCTGATCACCCTGCCGGCGAGCTGGACGCCGCTGACGAAGTTCCGGACCCCGATGGATTACGCGGTCGCGGCTTTGCGCTTGCTCGACTTGCCGGAGGATCAGCGGCCGCCCTTGCCCCATGTAATGGCGGGCCTTGGGCAGCCCTTGTGGAATGCCCCGCTGCCGAACGGCTGGTCGGATCAGGCAAGCGACTGGGCCGCGCCGGATGCGATGATGCGGCGGATCGACTGGAGCTACGGTATCGCCGGCCATCTCGGCGCGCAGGATCCGATGGTGCTGGCCGACGCCGCGCTGGGGCCGCTGCTCCGCCCCGCCACGACCGACCAGATGCGGCATGCTGGGTCCCGCCGCGATGCGCTGACACTGCTGTTCTCTTCCCCCGAATTTCAGAGGCGCTGA